A window of Campylobacter concisus genomic DNA:
ATCGTTTAGTTTTGGCACATCTTCATTTGAAATTTCTATATTTTCAAGGCCAAGGTCAAATTTCTTAGCAAGGTCGATAAGATCACTAACGCTTTTAACGTTGCTAAGCTCTTCAACGTTTTGGGGCACACTTAAGAAATTTGCTATTTTGTCGCTGAAATTTGGAAATTTGCTTACCTTTTCATTGCCATTTAGAATTTCCAAAACTTGCAAAAGCTGCATGAAATTTGCATTTTCATAGAGCTCATTTTTTGTATCTTCGTCCAAATTTTCTTCAAGTGCGGCTGAAATTTTTGCCACGCTTTCGTTTTGCGCCTTTTCTATCGTCTCTTTTTGGATATCAACAGTTTTTACTATCTCTTTGACATCCTTTTCGGTGATCTTTTGACCGCTATTTGCCTTGCTCGCAGCCGCATCCAAAACCATTGACAAAAACTCGCCGTTGTTTTGAGACTTCTTCGCAGCCGCAGGCTTTTTAGTAGCCGCTGGAGCTAGCAAATCTACGTTGTTTTTCGCTGTGTAAGCTTGCATTTAATCCCTTTAAATTTAAAAACTTAACGCTTACATGCAAAATCTATTCCAAAAATTAATTTCTTGATATCAGCTTAAAATTTATAAAAATTTGGCTATAATCTGCCCCTATTTTAAAACTGATAAAGCGAAAAATATCAAACTAATAAACGGAGAAACATTTGGAAAAGATACGAAATATAGCCGTCATCGCGCACGTCGACCACGGTAAAACAACAATGGTTGATGAGCTTTTGAAGCAGTCAGGAACGTTTAACGAGCATCAAAACCTTGGCGAGCGCGTAATGGATAGCAACGACATCGAAAGAGAGCGTGGCATCACGATCCTTTCTAAAAACACCGCCATTCGCTACAAAGATACAAAGATCAACATTATTGACACCCCGGGCCACGCCGACTTTGGTGGCGAGGTAGAGCGTGTTCTTAAGATGGTTGATGGCGTTTTACTACTTGTCGATGCGCAAGAAGGTGTTATGCCACAAACTAAATTCGTCGTCAAAAAGGCGCTATCCCTTGGACTTCGCCCAATCGTCGTCGTAAATAAGATAGATAAGCCTGCAGGCGATCCAGACCGCGTTATAAATGAAATTTTTGACCTTTTTGTCGCACTTGACGCAAATGACGAGCAGCTAGAATTTCCAGTCGTTTATGCTGCTGCTAAAAATGGCTACGCAAAGCTAAAACTAAGTGATGAAAACAAAGATATGCAGCCACTTTTTGAGACTATCCTAGCTCACGTACCAGCTCCAAGTGGTAGCGACGAGAACCCACTTCAGCTTCAAGTTTTCACGCTTGATTATGACAACTACGTCGGCAAGATCGGCATTGCGAGGATTTTTAACGGCAAGATAGCTAAAAACCAAAATGTCATGCTTGCAAAGGCTGATGGCACGAAGACAACTGGTAGAATTTCAAAACTCATCGGCTTTATGGGACTTGACAGGATCGATATAAACGAGGCTGGCACTGGCGACATCGTAGCGATCGCTGGCTTTGACGCGCTTGATGTTGGCGATAGCGTCGTTGATCCAAACAACCCTCATCCGCTTGATCCTCTTCATATCGAAGAGCCAACACTTAGCGTTGTATTTTCTGTAAATGATGGCCCACTAGCAGGCACTGAGGGCAAACACGTCACATCAAACAAGATCGATGAGCGCCTTGCAAACGAGATGAAGACAAATATCGCGATGAAGTATGAAAACATCGGCGAGGGCAAATTTAAAGTAAGCGGCCGTGGTGAGCTTCAGATCACCATTTTGGCTGAAAATATGCGCCGCGAGGGCTATGAATTTTTACTTGGCAGACCTGAGGTCATCGTAAAGGAGATAAACGGCGTAAAGTGCGAGCCATACGAGCTTTTAGTGATCGACGCGCCTGATGATACGACAGGCACAGTCATTGAAAAACTTGGCAAAAGAAAGGCTGAAATGGTCTCTATGAACCCAACAGGC
This region includes:
- the typA gene encoding translational GTPase TypA, whose translation is MEKIRNIAVIAHVDHGKTTMVDELLKQSGTFNEHQNLGERVMDSNDIERERGITILSKNTAIRYKDTKINIIDTPGHADFGGEVERVLKMVDGVLLLVDAQEGVMPQTKFVVKKALSLGLRPIVVVNKIDKPAGDPDRVINEIFDLFVALDANDEQLEFPVVYAAAKNGYAKLKLSDENKDMQPLFETILAHVPAPSGSDENPLQLQVFTLDYDNYVGKIGIARIFNGKIAKNQNVMLAKADGTKTTGRISKLIGFMGLDRIDINEAGTGDIVAIAGFDALDVGDSVVDPNNPHPLDPLHIEEPTLSVVFSVNDGPLAGTEGKHVTSNKIDERLANEMKTNIAMKYENIGEGKFKVSGRGELQITILAENMRREGYEFLLGRPEVIVKEINGVKCEPYELLVIDAPDDTTGTVIEKLGKRKAEMVSMNPTGDGQTRIEFEIPARGLIGFRSQFLTDTKGEGVMNHSFLEFRPLSGTVEHRTNGALVSMENGVTLAYSLFNLQDRGVLFLDPQAKVYVGMIIGEHSRPNDLDVNPIKGKNLTNVRASGSDDAIKLVPPRKLSLERALEWIEDDELVEVTPINIRVRKRYLDPTERKRKAKL